The Megalobrama amblycephala isolate DHTTF-2021 linkage group LG13, ASM1881202v1, whole genome shotgun sequence genome contains a region encoding:
- the aqp10a gene encoding aquaporin-10a encodes MSRVKKIVRRMKVKNELARQIMGEILGTFVLLLFGCAAAAQVKTSRETKGQFLSVNMAFSVGVMSAMYLCRAVSGAHLNPAVSLSFCVLGDLAWIKLLPYSLAQILGAYLASGLVYLIYHDAIMEYSGGILTVFGPNETASIFATYPTDVVSVQTNFLDQVVGTAMLMLCILPLNDKRNAPAPEALLPPIVATVVLGISMSMSANCGAAINPARDFGPRLFTFTAGWGPEVFTCYDYFFWIPLVAPMVGGVVGSIIYLVFIQWHLPEPEDESEESEEIKEQTKVIEHNNKKDELYLKMSSL; translated from the exons ATGAGTCGGGTAAAAAAGATAGTTAGGAGGATGAAGGTGAAAAATGAACTGGCACGGCAGATTATGGGAGAGATCTTAGGCACTTTTGTACTTCTG CTGTTTGGTTGTGCTGCAGCAGCTCAGGTGAAAACCAGCAGAGAAACTAAGGGCCAGTTTCTGTCTGTTAACATGGCCTTCTCTGTAGGCGTCATGTCTGCCATGTACCTCTGCAGGGCGGTATCAG GAGCTCATCTAAACCCAGCTGTGTCTCTGAGTTTCTGTGTGCTGGGAGACCTAGCCTGGATAAAGCTGCTACCATATTCTCTCGCTCAAATATTAGGGGCTTACCTGGCCTCTGGGCTTGTCTATCTCATCTACCATG ATGCGATTATGGAGTACAGTGGTGGAATTCTGACCGTATTTGGTCCTAATGAAACCGCCAGTATCTTTGCCACTTACCCAACAGATGTGGTATCAGTGCAGACCAACTTCCTTGATCAG GTGGTTGGCACAGCCATGCTGATGTTGTGCATTCTACCTCTGAATGATAAGAGAAATGCTCCAGCTCCTGAAGCGTTGCTCCCACCCATTGTAGCAACTGTTGTCCTAGGGATTTCCATGTCAATGTCAGCTAACTGTGGAGCAGCTATTAACCCTGCCCGTGATTTTGGTCCACGACTCTTCACGTTCACAGCAGGATGGGGCCCAGAAGTCTTTAC GTGCTATGACTACTTCTTCTGGATTCCATTAGTGGCTCCTATGGTGGGGGGTGTGGTGGGGTCCATCATTTATTTGGTCTTCATTCAGTGGCATCTGCCTGAGCCTGAGGATGAATCTGAGGAGTCTGAGGAGATTAAAGAGCAAACAAAGGTCATAgagcacaacaacaaaaaagacgAGCTATACCTTAAAATGTCTTCTCTTTAA